A window from Caulobacter sp. X encodes these proteins:
- a CDS encoding TonB-dependent receptor codes for MLKLQSVRAWRPNLKSCLLCTVAVLAADASATAAFARQAAESAGASDTVDAIVVTGFRKSLADARAIKRESVIQKDAIVAEDMAKFPELNLAESLQRLPGVQINREAGEGRRISLRGLGPDFARVQLNGMEVLGNVDSAQDSRGQRSRDRAFDFNIFASELFSRVEVEKTFEAAQNEGGMAGTVGLFTGKPFDYQSGSKGALSLKLGTNQYTKDTQPRIAALFSHNWDNRFGVLASIAYAKRQTTEQGHNTYNYSHPSASTMKSLVAKGLDISKLSAAQQAKFVSGDLYFADGNRISSWDAKMERLGITTAVQWKPVDNLLLTLDGLYGQFTTHRDELHLATRPLSSTGSVAFDTAPGGVWPTVFQKPSVINNLAYDSNGYVTSMDVTGTTFGSEHRRSLNKNRFRQLALTGKWDASERLSFDGHVGYEKSTYKTPYDDKLYMRAKGNLIANYGADGQSASFQYPGWDPTNAANYAMDSFYYRSFYNESELREGVLNAHYVLNDTLTLRAGAAYHRFRQDGRDLFYDDNVNGTRGKARGTSVGDITTVFSNNFGSWLIGDYEKAFAKYKEYHRLGPNTDGTGGALQDIENVYTTTEETVSEYVQLDWDHELFGKRFRGNVGLRGYQTDTHSTGWIQGDSYAYLGTTDVKGSYSGVLPALNTVLELTPEVQVRFSATQNLNRPGMGSMAAEGTAFKDPDSGVITASRGNPNLKPYKDTTLDVAVEYYFGKIGMVSASVFQKNIENFIGSLTLENVPFSQTGVPFTTIPGATANTIVKEFSMPVNVAGKKKLTGLELAAQADFTFLPAPFDKFGAMANYTYVDADEALTGISKTSYNATLYYETDNWGLRGSLSHRTRWYTGRSDSPMSASTRGFEGSTYVDAAAFYKISEKLQVSLDAVNLTNQKDTQFWGQNRYLYNQNQSGSTYMMGLRYKF; via the coding sequence ATGCTGAAGTTGCAATCCGTTCGGGCCTGGCGGCCGAACTTGAAGAGCTGTCTGCTGTGCACGGTCGCCGTGCTCGCGGCCGACGCCAGCGCCACCGCGGCTTTCGCGCGCCAGGCCGCGGAAAGCGCGGGCGCCAGCGATACGGTCGATGCGATCGTCGTCACGGGCTTTCGCAAGTCGCTCGCCGACGCCCGGGCCATCAAGCGCGAATCGGTGATCCAGAAGGACGCGATCGTCGCCGAGGACATGGCGAAGTTCCCTGAATTGAACTTGGCCGAGTCGCTACAGCGCCTGCCGGGCGTTCAGATCAACCGCGAAGCGGGCGAAGGTCGTCGCATCTCGCTGCGCGGCCTCGGCCCCGATTTCGCCCGCGTGCAGCTGAACGGCATGGAAGTGCTGGGCAATGTCGACTCGGCGCAGGACAGCCGCGGCCAGCGCTCGCGCGACCGCGCCTTCGACTTCAATATCTTCGCCTCGGAACTGTTCTCGCGCGTCGAGGTCGAAAAGACCTTCGAGGCCGCGCAGAACGAAGGCGGCATGGCCGGCACCGTCGGCCTCTTCACCGGCAAGCCGTTCGACTACCAGTCCGGCTCCAAGGGCGCTCTGTCGCTGAAGCTGGGCACCAATCAGTACACCAAGGACACCCAGCCGCGCATCGCCGCTCTGTTCAGCCATAACTGGGACAACCGGTTCGGCGTGCTGGCCTCGATCGCCTACGCCAAGCGCCAGACGACCGAACAAGGCCACAACACCTACAACTACTCGCACCCCTCCGCCTCGACGATGAAGTCGCTGGTGGCCAAGGGTCTCGACATCTCGAAGCTCAGCGCCGCCCAGCAAGCCAAGTTCGTGTCGGGCGACCTCTATTTCGCGGACGGCAACCGCATCTCGTCCTGGGACGCCAAGATGGAGCGCCTGGGCATCACGACCGCCGTCCAGTGGAAGCCCGTCGATAACCTGCTGCTGACCCTGGACGGCCTCTACGGCCAGTTCACGACGCATCGCGATGAGCTGCACCTGGCCACGCGTCCGCTGTCGTCCACCGGCTCGGTCGCTTTCGATACCGCGCCGGGCGGCGTGTGGCCGACCGTGTTCCAGAAGCCGTCGGTGATCAACAACCTCGCCTACGACAGCAACGGCTACGTCACCTCGATGGACGTCACCGGGACGACGTTCGGCAGCGAGCATCGCCGCTCGCTGAACAAGAACCGTTTCCGCCAGCTGGCGCTGACCGGCAAGTGGGACGCCAGCGAGCGGCTGTCGTTCGATGGCCACGTGGGTTACGAGAAGTCGACCTACAAGACGCCGTATGACGACAAGCTGTACATGCGCGCCAAGGGCAACCTGATCGCCAACTACGGCGCCGACGGTCAGTCCGCTTCGTTCCAGTATCCGGGCTGGGATCCGACCAACGCGGCCAACTACGCGATGGACTCGTTCTACTACCGCAGCTTCTACAACGAGTCGGAACTGCGCGAGGGCGTGCTGAACGCGCACTACGTGCTGAACGATACGCTGACCCTGCGCGCCGGCGCGGCCTATCACCGCTTCCGCCAGGACGGCAGAGACCTGTTCTATGACGACAACGTCAATGGCACCCGCGGCAAGGCGCGCGGCACGTCGGTGGGCGACATCACCACGGTGTTCTCGAACAACTTCGGCTCGTGGCTGATCGGCGACTACGAAAAGGCTTTCGCCAAGTATAAGGAATATCACCGCCTCGGCCCGAACACGGACGGCACGGGCGGCGCTCTGCAGGACATCGAGAACGTCTACACGACCACGGAAGAGACCGTGTCGGAGTACGTCCAGCTCGATTGGGATCACGAACTGTTCGGCAAGCGCTTCCGCGGCAATGTGGGTCTGCGCGGCTATCAGACGGACACCCACAGCACCGGCTGGATCCAAGGCGACAGCTACGCCTATCTGGGCACCACCGACGTGAAGGGCAGCTATTCCGGCGTCCTGCCGGCCCTGAACACGGTGCTGGAGCTGACGCCTGAGGTTCAGGTGCGCTTCTCGGCCACCCAGAATCTGAACCGTCCTGGCATGGGCTCCATGGCCGCCGAAGGCACGGCGTTCAAGGACCCGGACTCGGGCGTGATCACCGCTTCGCGCGGCAATCCGAACCTGAAGCCGTACAAGGACACCACGCTGGACGTCGCCGTCGAATACTACTTCGGCAAGATCGGCATGGTTTCGGCCAGCGTGTTCCAGAAGAACATCGAGAACTTCATCGGCTCGCTGACCCTCGAGAACGTGCCGTTCAGCCAGACCGGCGTGCCCTTCACGACGATCCCCGGCGCGACCGCGAACACGATCGTCAAGGAGTTCTCGATGCCCGTGAACGTAGCGGGCAAGAAGAAGCTGACCGGTCTCGAGCTGGCCGCGCAGGCGGACTTCACGTTCCTGCCCGCGCCGTTCGACAAGTTCGGCGCTATGGCGAACTACACCTATGTCGACGCGGACGAGGCGCTGACCGGGATCTCGAAGACCAGCTACAACGCCACGCTCTACTACGAGACCGACAACTGGGGTCTGCGTGGGTCGCTTAGCCACCGCACCCGCTGGTACACGGGCCGCAGCGACTCTCCGATGAGCGCCAGCACCCGGGGCTTCGAGGGCTCGACCTATGTGGACGCCGCGGCGTTCTACAAGATTTCCGAGAAGCTGCAGGTCTCGCTGGACGCGGTCAACCTTACCAACCAGAAGGACACGCAGTTCTGGGGCCAGAACCGCTACCTCTATAACCAGAACCAGAGCGGTTCGACCTACATGATGGGTCTCCGCTACAAGTTCTAA
- a CDS encoding LacI family DNA-binding transcriptional regulator — protein sequence MTTKRPTIDDVARLSGVARVTVSRVLNGGPNVRDEVRARVMRAVEELDYKVNPQARSLAGGASRLLAFVFASDPENEPNSYYESALELGALRACLALGYQVLVQNVPHQTPDRRKRVLDLVTTQRCEGLILSPPYSDDVALIEAALAQGCKVVTVSPGGPGRGKADAVGVDDEAGGNDIARELLRLGHRRFGFIAGLEGHLSADRRFKGFQRALSEQGLGESDYVVSRGDFTFRSGVDLAPALLDHPLRPTAIVCANDDMAAGVLSAAHARGLNIPKDLSITGFDDAPVAAIVWPPLTTVHQPVKVLGQRAVELIVARLTGANLEPQPVFQRLEHAVVLRQTTATV from the coding sequence TTGACAACCAAGAGACCCACCATCGACGACGTCGCCCGGCTTTCGGGCGTGGCGCGCGTGACGGTGTCTCGAGTGCTCAACGGCGGCCCCAACGTCCGGGACGAGGTCCGCGCCCGGGTGATGCGCGCGGTCGAGGAATTGGACTACAAGGTCAATCCTCAAGCGCGAAGCCTTGCCGGGGGCGCCAGCCGATTGCTGGCCTTCGTGTTCGCGTCGGACCCCGAGAACGAGCCAAACTCCTACTATGAGTCCGCGCTGGAGCTTGGCGCGCTGAGAGCCTGCCTGGCCTTGGGCTACCAAGTGCTGGTCCAGAATGTTCCGCATCAGACGCCCGACCGGCGAAAGCGCGTGCTGGACCTGGTCACGACCCAGCGATGCGAAGGCCTTATCCTGTCCCCCCCTTACAGTGACGATGTCGCCTTGATCGAGGCGGCGTTGGCGCAAGGCTGCAAGGTCGTGACGGTTTCGCCCGGTGGTCCCGGGCGGGGCAAGGCCGATGCGGTCGGGGTCGATGACGAGGCGGGCGGCAACGACATCGCCCGAGAACTGCTGCGCCTTGGCCACCGACGCTTCGGCTTCATTGCCGGACTGGAGGGGCACCTGTCGGCGGACCGACGGTTCAAGGGCTTTCAGCGCGCCCTTTCTGAACAGGGCCTCGGCGAGTCGGACTATGTTGTTTCGCGCGGGGACTTCACCTTTCGGTCGGGAGTCGATCTCGCCCCTGCTCTGCTGGATCACCCTTTGCGCCCGACCGCGATCGTCTGCGCCAATGACGACATGGCGGCCGGCGTCCTGTCGGCGGCTCACGCGCGGGGCCTGAACATCCCTAAGGACCTTTCGATCACCGGCTTTGATGACGCGCCCGTCGCCGCCATCGTCTGGCCGCCACTGACCACCGTGCACCAACCGGTCAAGGTGTTGGGCCAACGGGCCGTCGAATTGATCGTCGCTCGGCTGACGGGCGCAAATCTAGAGCCGCAGCCCGTATTTCAGCGACTTGAGCACGCCGTCGTCCTTCGTCAGACGACCGCTACGGTCTGA
- a CDS encoding TonB-dependent receptor, with product MRNRTTSGARPSTQKFYATASVAAITLALAGPGFAQTAPAPKAEDDTVEAIVVTGIRAGIQNSINIKKNETSIVEAVSAEDIGKLPDVSIAESIARLPGLAAQRVNGRAQVISIRGLAPDFTTTLLNGRQQASSGDNRAVEFDQYPSELLSSVVIYKTPDAQVSGMGLSGTADLRTVRPLEFGKRVLAVNLRGEKTSGKKLNDDSHNTGGRFSVSYINQFADDTIGVALGYAHLDSPSQVKHYKAYGYEAFPAESTSPDSADGALMLNGQEIFATSRNNKRDAVIGIFEYQPNERMHSTLDLYYSSFKQKERTRGAQWFSNPYADGVTYSGVTTETLGGSKFASGGTLSHGVLQLRNDYNTRMDQLFSAGLNNEYKFSDKTRLVADLSYSSNKRKEQIMETYAGYGRGVGGVTPGTPDVGRTYDTIGFKVADDGFSQYDEGLNYADASKVTLGDRAPWGGWGHDGAIRYPHVKEDVTAVDVRLEHDMDGFITQVSGGVNYTKRDKGKTVSDNDLFLKNGRQQVYVDAADLASPTNLGFAGFGDVLAVKIGDVWKKYYNAAPILDANYYDKNWDITEEVATFFAKANFQAGDLRGNVGVQVVKQKQESSGVVINGLASGQPIVPTRINAKDDYTDVLPSMNLIYDLGGGHRIRFALSKTMARPRMDDMRANVTPGFNSLVCSSQPCGPGTTVNPWSASGGNPHLKPWMAKAADLAYEWYVSPATYLSVAGFYKKLDTYIYQQSGTFDFTGIPLPPGANIPSGTTINNIGQITLPANGNGGTVKGLEFSGALDFGQFAEVMKGFGVQGSLSLTKSNLNPTTSTDPKQKVRIPGLSGTVYNVTGYYERGGFQARISQRYRSAFKGEVVQLFATRGFTEILADKQVDAQIGYTFQDGPLENLGVLVQVNNLTNSPYRTRLGLDDGGTKTSNGASLPETYEKYGRQILFGVNYRF from the coding sequence ATGCGAAACCGCACGACGAGCGGCGCGCGTCCGTCCACCCAGAAATTTTACGCCACGGCTTCGGTCGCAGCCATCACCCTGGCCCTAGCCGGGCCTGGATTCGCGCAGACCGCGCCCGCGCCGAAGGCCGAGGACGACACGGTCGAGGCGATCGTGGTCACCGGCATCCGCGCCGGCATCCAGAACTCGATCAACATCAAGAAGAACGAGACCTCGATCGTCGAAGCCGTCTCGGCCGAGGACATCGGCAAGCTGCCCGACGTCTCGATCGCCGAGTCGATCGCTCGTCTGCCCGGCCTCGCGGCCCAGCGGGTCAACGGCCGCGCCCAGGTGATCTCGATCCGGGGCCTGGCGCCGGACTTCACGACCACGCTGCTGAATGGCCGCCAGCAGGCCAGCTCCGGCGACAACCGCGCCGTCGAGTTCGACCAGTATCCGTCCGAGCTGTTGTCCAGCGTGGTGATCTACAAGACGCCCGACGCCCAGGTCTCGGGCATGGGCCTGTCGGGCACCGCCGACCTGCGCACCGTCCGTCCGTTGGAATTCGGCAAGCGCGTCCTGGCCGTGAACCTCCGGGGCGAGAAGACCTCGGGCAAGAAGCTGAACGACGACTCCCACAACACGGGCGGTCGCTTCAGCGTCAGCTACATCAACCAGTTCGCCGACGACACGATCGGCGTCGCGCTGGGCTACGCCCATCTGGATTCGCCGTCTCAGGTGAAGCACTACAAGGCCTACGGCTACGAAGCCTTCCCGGCCGAATCCACCTCGCCCGACAGCGCCGACGGCGCCTTGATGCTGAACGGCCAAGAGATCTTCGCCACCTCGCGCAACAACAAGCGCGACGCGGTGATCGGCATCTTCGAGTACCAGCCGAACGAGCGGATGCACTCGACGCTGGACCTCTACTACTCGTCCTTCAAGCAGAAGGAGCGGACGCGCGGCGCTCAGTGGTTCTCGAACCCCTATGCCGACGGCGTCACCTATTCGGGCGTGACCACCGAGACGCTGGGCGGCTCGAAGTTCGCGTCCGGCGGCACGCTGAGCCATGGCGTTCTGCAGCTGCGCAACGACTACAACACCCGCATGGACCAGCTGTTCTCGGCCGGCTTGAACAATGAGTACAAGTTCAGCGACAAGACCCGGCTGGTCGCCGATCTGTCCTACTCGTCGAACAAGCGGAAGGAACAGATCATGGAGACGTACGCGGGTTACGGCCGCGGCGTCGGCGGAGTCACCCCGGGTACGCCGGACGTGGGCCGCACCTATGACACCATCGGCTTCAAGGTCGCCGACGACGGCTTCTCGCAATACGACGAGGGCCTGAACTACGCCGACGCCAGCAAGGTGACGCTGGGCGACCGCGCGCCCTGGGGCGGCTGGGGCCACGACGGCGCCATCCGCTATCCGCACGTCAAGGAAGACGTGACCGCCGTCGATGTGCGCCTCGAACATGATATGGACGGGTTCATCACCCAGGTTTCGGGCGGCGTGAACTACACCAAGCGCGACAAGGGCAAGACGGTCTCGGACAACGATCTGTTCCTGAAGAACGGCCGTCAGCAGGTCTATGTCGACGCCGCGGACCTCGCCTCGCCGACCAATCTGGGCTTCGCCGGCTTCGGCGACGTGCTGGCGGTCAAGATCGGCGACGTCTGGAAGAAGTACTACAACGCCGCGCCGATCCTCGACGCGAACTATTACGACAAGAACTGGGACATCACCGAAGAGGTCGCGACCTTCTTCGCCAAGGCCAACTTCCAGGCCGGCGACCTGCGCGGCAATGTCGGCGTGCAGGTGGTCAAGCAGAAGCAGGAGTCGAGCGGCGTCGTGATCAACGGCCTCGCCTCGGGCCAGCCGATCGTCCCGACCCGGATCAACGCCAAGGACGACTACACCGACGTCCTGCCCAGCATGAACCTGATCTACGACCTGGGCGGCGGTCATCGCATCCGCTTCGCCCTGTCCAAGACCATGGCCCGTCCGCGGATGGACGACATGCGGGCGAACGTGACGCCGGGCTTCAACAGCCTGGTCTGCTCCAGCCAGCCCTGCGGTCCCGGCACGACGGTCAATCCATGGTCGGCCTCGGGCGGCAACCCGCACCTGAAGCCCTGGATGGCGAAGGCCGCCGACCTGGCCTACGAGTGGTACGTCAGCCCCGCGACCTATCTGTCGGTGGCCGGCTTCTACAAGAAGCTCGACACCTACATCTATCAGCAGTCCGGCACGTTCGACTTCACCGGCATCCCGCTGCCGCCGGGGGCGAACATCCCGTCGGGCACGACGATCAACAACATCGGTCAGATCACCCTGCCCGCCAACGGCAACGGCGGCACGGTGAAGGGCCTGGAGTTCAGCGGCGCGCTGGACTTCGGCCAGTTCGCCGAGGTGATGAAGGGCTTCGGCGTCCAGGGCAGCCTGTCCCTGACCAAGTCGAACCTGAACCCGACCACGAGCACCGATCCCAAGCAAAAGGTCCGTATCCCCGGCCTCTCGGGCACGGTCTACAACGTCACCGGCTACTACGAGCGCGGCGGCTTCCAGGCGCGCATCAGCCAGCGCTACCGCTCGGCCTTCAAGGGCGAGGTCGTGCAGCTGTTCGCAACGCGCGGCTTCACCGAGATCCTGGCCGACAAGCAGGTGGACGCCCAGATCGGCTACACCTTCCAGGACGGCCCGCTCGAGAACCTCGGCGTCTTGGTGCAGGTCAACAACCTGACCAACTCGCCCTATCGCACACGCCTTGGCCTCGACGACGGCGGGACCAAGACCAGCAACGGCGCTTCGCTGCCGGAGACCTACGAAAAGTACGGCCGCCAGATCCTGTTCGGCGTCAACTATCGGTTCTAA
- a CDS encoding tryptophan halogenase family protein, which produces MQPLKKILIAGGGSAGWMTAALCSRLFQGLYEIVLIESEQIGTIGVGEATIPAIKKFNELLGLDEDDFLRKTQGSFKLGIQFRNWWRKGESYLHGFGVIGQDLGWLRAHQYWLRMRELGKAPPFDHLAINNAMALSDKFMRARADMSESPIGHIAHAFHFDAGLYAKHLSTYAQARGVKRREGKIVDVTLRPEDGFVQSVTLDDGETITADFFVDCSGFRGLIIEQALKTGYEDWTHWLPCDRAIAVPSERSEHFTPYTRSTAHDAGWQWRIPLQHRTGNGHVYCSKFIDDDEAERVLLSNLDGAQRADPLRIRFTTGKRRKIWNKNCVAVGLAAGFMEPLESTSLHLIQSSVIRMVRLLPDASFDQATIDEFNRQTDFEYERVRDFIILHYKATERDDTAFWRHCRDMEVPATLQRKMDLFRANGRVFREDDELFTEESWIQVYLGQGVIPRGYDPLVRVQSDEAIAQYLHNIETVIGKCLAVMPSHAEFVARACEAPPPAALQAAPPLVPTP; this is translated from the coding sequence TTGCAACCGCTCAAGAAGATACTGATCGCCGGCGGCGGATCGGCCGGGTGGATGACGGCGGCGCTGTGCTCACGCCTGTTCCAGGGCCTCTACGAGATCGTCCTGATCGAGTCCGAGCAGATCGGCACGATCGGCGTCGGCGAAGCGACCATCCCCGCCATCAAGAAATTCAACGAGCTGCTGGGCCTCGACGAGGACGATTTCCTGCGCAAGACGCAGGGCTCGTTCAAGCTGGGCATCCAGTTCCGGAACTGGTGGCGCAAGGGCGAGAGCTACCTGCACGGTTTCGGCGTCATCGGCCAGGACCTCGGCTGGCTGCGCGCCCACCAGTACTGGCTGCGCATGCGCGAGCTGGGAAAGGCCCCTCCCTTCGATCACCTGGCGATCAACAACGCCATGGCGCTGAGCGACAAGTTCATGCGCGCTCGGGCCGACATGAGCGAGTCGCCGATCGGCCACATCGCGCACGCCTTCCACTTCGACGCCGGCCTCTACGCCAAGCATCTGTCGACCTACGCCCAGGCGCGCGGCGTCAAGCGGCGCGAGGGCAAGATCGTCGACGTGACATTGCGCCCCGAGGACGGCTTCGTGCAGTCGGTCACGCTGGACGACGGCGAGACGATCACGGCCGACTTCTTCGTCGACTGTTCGGGTTTCCGGGGCCTGATCATCGAGCAGGCGCTGAAGACGGGCTACGAGGACTGGACGCACTGGCTGCCCTGCGACCGGGCCATCGCCGTGCCGTCCGAGCGCTCGGAGCACTTCACGCCCTATACGCGCTCGACGGCGCACGACGCCGGCTGGCAGTGGCGCATTCCGCTGCAACACCGCACCGGCAACGGCCACGTCTACTGCAGCAAGTTCATCGACGACGATGAAGCCGAACGCGTCCTGCTCTCCAACCTGGACGGCGCCCAGCGCGCCGATCCGCTGCGCATCCGGTTCACGACCGGCAAGCGCAGGAAGATCTGGAACAAAAACTGCGTGGCCGTGGGTCTGGCCGCCGGTTTCATGGAGCCGCTGGAGTCGACCAGCCTGCACCTGATCCAGTCCTCGGTGATCCGCATGGTTCGCCTATTGCCGGACGCGAGCTTCGACCAGGCGACGATCGACGAATTCAACCGCCAGACGGACTTCGAATACGAGCGCGTCCGCGACTTCATCATCCTGCACTACAAGGCCACCGAGCGCGACGACACCGCCTTCTGGCGCCACTGCCGCGACATGGAGGTCCCCGCGACGCTACAGCGGAAGATGGACCTGTTCCGCGCCAACGGCCGGGTGTTCCGCGAGGACGACGAGCTCTTCACCGAGGAGAGCTGGATCCAGGTTTACCTGGGCCAGGGCGTGATCCCGCGCGGCTACGACCCGCTGGTCCGCGTCCAGTCGGACGAGGCCATCGCCCAGTATCTCCACAACATCGAGACGGTGATCGGCAAGTGCCTAGCCGTCATGCCCAGTCACGCCGAGTTCGTGGCCCGGGCCTGCGAGGCGCCGCCGCCGGCGGCGTTGCAGGCCGCCCCGCCGCTCGTTCCCACCCCCTGA
- a CDS encoding beta-glucosidase, with translation MTTAQPSSALRILCRTTAAVALLSFAPFAGAVAEVMPTRDSAPLAPRANDPAWARADALVKQMTLDEKIRYLHGLFPPNTKPAPADMIPSAGYVPGVPRLKIPTLRESDASLGVANQVEQRKGDVATALPSGLSLASTFEPKLAYAGGAMIGAEARAKTFNVLLAGGVNLTRDPWAGRNFEYLGEDPLLAGEMAGESIKGVQSNHIVSTIKHFALNAQETGRHVMDAQIDEADLRESDLLAFQLAIEKSNPASVMCAYNKVNGDWACQNDFLLNKVLKRDWNYPGFVMSDWGAVHSTVKAALAGLDQQSGQELDTQIFFGDDLKAAVAKGEVSQARVDDMVRRILHGVISSGLMDNPTPTSAQPIDYDAHAKVAQAVAERGSVLLKNDRNLLPLAKTAKKIVLIGAHADVGVLSGGGSSQVRSVGGAPVEIPLNGGEAASFVRVTWHASSPLEAIKAAAPGAQVVYVDGKDQAAAAAAAKDADVAIVFAWHWQTEAQDAPSIALPDNQDALIDAVAAANKNAIVVLETGGPVLMPWLDRVGAVLQAWYPGQRGGQAIARLLFGEVNPSGRLAMTFPKSADQAPRASAPGFAEQAAIDDARRAGQNVPGIKGFPVQYVEGAAVGYRWYAQEKLTPLYPFGYGLSYTSFAYKNLKVEDAAGLKVSFDVTNTGKVAGADTPQLYVTTGKRKAMVRLAGFQKVDLAPGQTQRVTLTVEPRVLADYDVARPGWSIAAGSYPLYVGRNASEPVLAGKANLKAWSRKP, from the coding sequence ATGACGACCGCCCAGCCTTCTTCCGCCTTGCGGATCCTGTGCCGGACTACCGCCGCCGTGGCGTTGCTTTCGTTCGCGCCGTTCGCGGGCGCCGTCGCCGAGGTCATGCCGACCAGGGACAGCGCCCCGCTGGCCCCGCGCGCCAATGACCCGGCCTGGGCCCGGGCCGACGCCCTGGTCAAGCAGATGACCCTCGATGAAAAGATCAGATACCTGCACGGCCTCTTCCCGCCCAACACCAAGCCCGCGCCCGCCGACATGATCCCCTCGGCCGGCTACGTGCCGGGCGTGCCGCGCCTGAAAATCCCGACCTTGCGCGAGAGCGACGCCAGCCTGGGCGTCGCCAATCAGGTCGAGCAGCGCAAGGGCGACGTCGCCACCGCCCTGCCCTCCGGCCTCTCGCTCGCCTCGACCTTTGAGCCAAAGCTCGCCTATGCCGGCGGCGCGATGATCGGCGCCGAGGCCCGCGCCAAGACCTTCAATGTGCTGCTGGCCGGCGGCGTCAACCTGACTCGCGATCCGTGGGCAGGCCGCAATTTCGAATATCTCGGCGAGGACCCGCTGCTGGCCGGCGAGATGGCCGGCGAGTCGATCAAGGGCGTGCAGTCCAACCACATCGTCTCCACGATCAAGCACTTCGCCCTGAACGCCCAGGAGACCGGCCGCCACGTGATGGACGCCCAGATTGACGAGGCCGACCTGCGGGAAAGCGATCTCCTGGCCTTCCAGCTCGCGATCGAGAAGAGCAACCCCGCCTCGGTCATGTGCGCCTACAACAAGGTCAACGGCGACTGGGCGTGCCAGAACGACTTCCTGCTGAACAAGGTGCTGAAGCGCGACTGGAACTATCCGGGCTTCGTGATGTCCGACTGGGGCGCGGTGCATAGCACGGTCAAGGCCGCGCTCGCCGGCCTCGACCAGCAGTCCGGCCAGGAGCTGGACACCCAGATCTTCTTCGGCGACGACCTGAAGGCCGCCGTCGCCAAGGGCGAGGTCAGCCAGGCGCGCGTCGACGACATGGTCCGCCGCATCCTGCACGGGGTGATCTCCTCGGGCCTGATGGACAATCCGACCCCGACGAGCGCCCAGCCCATCGACTACGACGCCCACGCCAAGGTCGCCCAGGCCGTGGCCGAGCGCGGCTCGGTTCTGCTGAAGAACGATCGCAATCTCCTGCCGCTGGCCAAGACGGCCAAGAAGATCGTGTTGATCGGCGCCCACGCCGATGTCGGCGTACTGTCGGGCGGCGGCTCGTCGCAGGTCCGCTCGGTGGGCGGCGCGCCGGTCGAGATCCCGCTGAACGGCGGCGAGGCCGCCTCGTTCGTCCGCGTCACCTGGCATGCCTCCTCGCCCCTGGAGGCGATCAAGGCCGCCGCGCCGGGCGCGCAGGTGGTCTATGTCGACGGCAAGGACCAGGCCGCCGCCGCGGCCGCGGCCAAGGACGCCGATGTCGCCATCGTCTTCGCGTGGCACTGGCAGACCGAAGCCCAGGATGCCCCTTCGATCGCCTTGCCCGACAACCAGGACGCCCTGATCGACGCGGTCGCCGCCGCCAACAAGAACGCGATCGTGGTGCTGGAGACCGGCGGACCGGTGCTGATGCCCTGGCTCGATCGCGTCGGCGCGGTGCTGCAGGCCTGGTATCCCGGCCAGCGCGGCGGCCAGGCCATCGCCCGTCTGCTGTTCGGCGAGGTCAACCCGTCAGGCCGTCTGGCGATGACCTTCCCCAAGAGCGCCGACCAGGCGCCCCGCGCCAGCGCGCCCGGCTTCGCCGAGCAGGCCGCCATCGACGACGCCCGCCGCGCCGGCCAGAACGTTCCCGGCATCAAGGGCTTCCCCGTGCAGTACGTCGAAGGGGCCGCCGTCGGCTATCGCTGGTACGCCCAAGAGAAGCTGACGCCGCTCTATCCGTTCGGCTACGGACTTTCGTACACGTCCTTCGCCTACAAGAACCTCAAGGTCGAGGACGCGGCGGGCCTTAAGGTCAGCTTCGACGTGACCAACACCGGCAAGGTCGCCGGCGCCGACACGCCGCAGCTTTACGTCACGACCGGCAAGCGCAAGGCCATGGTCCGGCTGGCCGGCTTTCAGAAGGTCGACCTGGCGCCCGGGCAGACCCAGCGAGTCACCCTGACGGTCGAGCCGCGCGTCCTGGCCGACTATGACGTCGCCAGGCCCGGCTGGTCGATCGCAGCGGGCAGCTATCCGCTCTATGTCGGCCGCAACGCCAGCGAGCCGGTCCTGGCCGGCAAGGCCAATCTGAAGGCTTGGTCGAGGAAGCCCTGA